In Vicia villosa cultivar HV-30 ecotype Madison, WI unplaced genomic scaffold, Vvil1.0 ctg.000217F_1_1_3, whole genome shotgun sequence, the DNA window CGTCATCGAAACTGCGGCTTCTCCTTTATCAATCGAAATCACCGCCTCTTTTCGCAAACGTGAGGATAAGTCTCTGATCGGAATCCCTGCTTCTCCATCATATCGTTTCTGCAACTTTTTCTTCGGAAATCGCTTCTTCAACTGAGAGTTTTGTGTCTTGCATCCGAAGGTTAGTTTTTACTTTTGTTTCTATGGAATATTCAGCTTCACTTTCAATTGCTGGGAGTGAAGATCCATAATAATATGTTTGGTTATATGTTATTTGATTTTGAGTTAATTGATTATGTTAAGTTGGTTCTCATTTAAAGTGAGTCTAAAAGTGATTTATATGTGCAACCAAACATAAACTCTACTGTGGCTAAAACTGATTTTGATATAAGTGATTTTAGTTAGAATGAGTTTAAAGTGGAGTGTAAAAATCACTTTGAGAGGCAAAAACTACAAATTATTGCTTTAGAATAGAATTAATTCTAGAAGCGAAATGAATTCTTAACAATGAACATATCAAAATCAGTTTGCAGTCTTTAGAATTAATCACTTTTCGATCTCTCAAAATTGGATGCGAAGATGCATTGCTTGCTCATTTATCAGTTTCACTTTGAATTGCAGAGATTGATGTTTAGTAATAAAGGCTTGAATACTGACATAGAGTCCATAGTAATGCGAAGCTTTTCGTTTTTGCTTTCTTCAATTATATGCTTTATCTtctttctaagatccttgaagttCTTATTCTTCACATTGTTTGAAACTTGGGATGAACCTGACGGAGTTCCGTTATTATGATCTCTTTCAACCGATTCTTGATCAGGACCGAGTAGTTGATGATGATCAGGTTTATGTGAAGAAGAAGTTGATGGTTTGTGAAAATCTGCTAAGTTTTTCAATGTTTCGTATGTTTACATCAATTTGATCGTCGAACTAATGAAAACAATTGAGTGCAAATAATTGACAAGGTATCATTGTGATAAAAGATTTGTGAGAATCAGAAAACCACTTCGatgtaattgaaaataatttagtACAAATagattaatgaatgtatgaagttGAAAATAAGAAAAACTCAAGTTAAGGAGTGAAAACGGTGACAGAAGATTACTTTTTTCTGTTACCATCCATGTCTTTGTACTTATGGTATCTTGTCACTTTGAATGATATTTCAAGAACAAAACAGTTAAAGAACATATGCAATATGATTAACCTTACACATTCTATTCTTTATAATATATCTCATGAGAGACAATTATTGTTATCTTTAGTGAACAACTAAGTGACGGGTTGTATAACAAATAGGAACTTTCTTAAAAGTACATGCCAAATCACTTTGAAATCATAAGTTATGGTagagaaattatttattaaaatgaaatattaaatttaGCCTGCCATTCAAACTGCAATATTTTCCTGGAATTGATGTTTGTCAATGGTATTTGCAGGCTGATTGAGTATATCACCTTTGATTTATGCTGGATTTTAATAGGTAAAAGTTGTATCATGAATGACAATAGATCCCATATAGTATTTTATTCTTGCATTGATACCTTTTAGTGTATTTTGTTTTGGAAACCTTTGataatcatataattaattatattgagTAGCTGATAGGAAAACACAAATTTTTTGTGAAGTACTTCTGCAAGAGAATTATGATTAGGGTGTGGTGCAAATGGAAGTCTCTTATCATTATAAAGTATTGTTAGATTTAGACTAGATATACTTCTAAAAGTAAGGCACCGATTTCTTTCTACTTGCCGGTATTCATGCTTCAGCCCAGAGGTGGCAGAATGTTTCTGAGGTGAGGAGAGCTATGAAAGAAAAGATGGTGAAGAAAGAGCCAGGCATAAGTTGGGTAGAAGTGAAGAATCAGGTCAACCAGTTCCGCATGGGTGATGAAAGCCACCCACAGTCTATGGAGATTAATCAATATCTTGAAGAATTAACTTCACAAATGAAGATGCGGGGGCTATGTGCCTGACATTAGCTCTTTCTTACATGACATGGACACCGAGGAAAAAGAATTCAACTTGACACACCACAACGAGAAAATAGCTATTGCTTTTGCTTTATTGAGCACTCCAAAGGGAGAGCCAATTCAAGTAATGAAAAACTTGTGGGTTTGCGGTGACTGTCATGTTGCCATCAAGTACATATCAGAGATTAAAAACAAAGAAATTATTGTTCGAGATTCAAGCAGGTTTCACCTTTTAAAAAATGGGGTATGTTCTTGTGAAGAATTATATGATTCAGATTCAAATAGTAGTTTGTAACTTTACCCTTTTTCAAATAAGAGGTTAATTGTATGGTCAATTTATTCTATTGCTTACTGCTATTATACAATTACAGTGCCTTATGTTTCTTAAGTAGGAGccagaattttaattaataattccaGGTTTACAAACTTCATTATAGCTTGTTAATTGTACTCACTAGGGTTCTCAAATTAAGATGCATAGTTAAATTTTGTGTTCTGCTTTGTCTGTAATAATAGGCGTGGACATTGCAAAAAGCTAGCTCCAGAATATGAAAAGCTCGGTAACAACTTCAAGAAAGctaaatctgtgttgattgtcAAGGTCAGCCCCTTGGGTTTTATCTGCGTTTATGCCTTTGATTATTGTTTGTAGTTTGTCTGTTACCTTCATAACTTTGAGTTTAGTAATTCACCAATCCACTTTTACATTATGTTGCTCACAGCTTGTCCGTAGGCTTGTTGAGTTAATGCTCTCACCTTTATCATTAAAGTCATAAAGTTACTTGTTATGCAGTATTCACTATAGCAACTATTCCAATTATGTGTTTTTTATGGAAAACAACATTGCTTATATTCTGGCAGTGGCACTATTACCTATTAAAATTTATTAGGTGTAATTTTGTATTTGGTGGAACTTAAATGTATGTGTATGGTTTATAGGAATCATACTATATAGTATAAGATGCTGCTTCTGCAGAAGCATACTATATAATAAATCTAGCTAGGAATTAAGATAAGAGTGTTGTAGTTAAAAACTTGTTTCCTTTTCAGCCATCTCAAATTTTGAGATTGCTCCATCTTGGAAAAAAAGTGCTTAGAGTGTGTAAAGCTAATTAACAATGAGTTCTAGTTATATGAAACATGACTGGTGTGAAGTTAAGCTATATATAATGGAAAAAAATTGCGAGAAAGAGAATTGAATTAATTACTATAATGTTGTCTCTATTCTAATTAGtgtgttataataataaataggAATTCTCTCTTGACATTTGGATCTCTACTTTTACAAATATGCTTCTAATGGGAAACTTTATTTAGACAGACTTAGTACAAATGTACTATTACAGTATTGCTCTTCTTTTACAAATTTATTGCAGTGttgttataataataatacataGGAAGTCTCTCACGGACACAAGAATCTCTGTTTTTTTCTGTTACATTATGACTTTGATTTTACAAATTTGTTGTAGTGTtgttataataaaaatagaatttCTCTCTTGGTTTTGTGTTTAGACCTCTATGGGAAATTCATCTTTTTTAAGTCACAATATAAGGGTACTTCTGACATATGAAACAATTTGTGCTGCAGTATATTAATGGTTGTCTTTTAACAGTGTTGGGTTTGTTTATTATATTTCCCCTGCTTTATGTGCTTTCTACCTATTAGTTTATTTAGCAATGGatgatgattgtttgtttgtatcACTTCTGTTGGAAAACAAGAATACTATATAAGGTTCAAAAAGTCTTTGGTTGTTATCTTTAATCAATATTGTGTAAATATAATATTGTTTGTTTGAGAAAAATATTGGTTTCATATTTTGACTTTTTTCTTTCACTCACTTTTTAAATGTGGAttacaggaggaggagttgaAACATACAGTTTCGTTTCGAGACGTGTATGCTCTCGTCTTCATAAGAAAAAAGATGGAGAATATGTCTCTCAACGGTCGAAGTTATTTGTGGtaagttaaaatttaaaaattaaatatgtaaTGTTTTAACATGAATGTAGGTTACATAATTACTATACTCTTCATTTGTGTTTTTCAGAGTCATATGACACGGCTATATTGAAAAAGTATGGAGAAGACTCTTCTACTCATCCGATGATTGATCCTAAAGTGTGGACAGAATTTTCTGACAAGAAAAAGACAAGGCATACATTTATGGATCGTAGCTTAGATGTTAGAAGAACTATGTCTTCCAACCATAGTTACATTTGAGGAAGATGTGGATAAAGCAATGACCTCTTTTGTCCAAACACATTTGGCGCCGATGTTGGAGTCAGTCCTTTCAATGATTCGATTCGTGCCAAGCACCCATACAAAGTGAAGTATTGGAAAAAGATCATGGAGATACAAGGTGAAACAATGTTTTCCAATCTATTTTGGAAACCGAATTTGATATGCAACATAGttgtgatttttgaatttgaaataaaatagattattattgtatattgttttggtgttgataaagatatttaaaatttctttttttttttgttattgtaaTGACTAGTGGATTAGTCCTACAAGATGAAGATATATGAgtgtgaaaatattttttaattgtattttcattTTAGTAATAaagtaaaaattatattatttttaataaaatttaatttaaataaacatcaacaattcttttaaaaataatctaattagttttgattttaattaattataaaaaaaatatgaattagTCTAATTaagatttattaaaaaatcaaaataaaaaataggttTGAAATTGTTACAAATATTTAGCTTGAGATTTGTTTTGATATTTTCGTAGCTATATTGTAGCCGTATAGTTGGGAAATATAAATTCAACTTCGATATTTTGCTACAGTTTTGTTGTCGTTTAGCTAGgaatatttaaatattagtttGAATTTTGCTAGGAAAAGTTTGCCAAGATAATTAGCCACTCAATCCATGCTAGGGCATATATTGTAGTTATTCTCCAACAAATCTCTAGCTAATTCTGTTTGATAGAGATTAGCTACAAACTAGCTAGTGTATTTGCCGTAGCTAATCAAAGATTTTCTTGTTGTGTGAGAAATAGACAACTTTGAACTAATGATGTATGGTGGCGCTGGTTGGGTCTACAATATTAGCTCCATAACGTCTAAGTTAATTCAATATTCAAGATAAGTATAATGAATAGTGGAGATTAGAAAAAAtacgttttttttcttcttatgaacTAACTTTTATACCTAGATCAACTGGAATGGATTTGAGGTGAATCGGGCCTCATCTATTTAGATCTTTTGTCAGTCCTAAACAATGTCAAATTACATGTCTAAAATAGGTCTTAAATGGAGAAACGAGTAAGATACATGTGCGCTCTCACAGATAAATATATTTGACACAgtataaaatatatatagatGCACATgtaaattttaaatgaatttcTTGTAAAAATGAATAATGATCTTATCAACTCAATTgtgttaaataatttaataattatattaataatctatttccAAATAAACTACTACTTAAATTCTttaaattttgttataaaaatattaaaatcatgatcctattttaaaaaatcaagtaaaaataaatataaaattcaaaattaatcaaatcaaaattcgaaaataattatatacatatatatatatatatatatatatatatatatatatatatatatatatatatatatatatatatatatatatatatatatatatatatatatatatatatatatatatatatatatatatatatatatatatatatatatatatatatatatatatatatatatatatatgagaatgaataaaaatcaatcaatttaaaaaaatgttgaGATTAAACATGTAATTATGTGTCAAAAATCTAAATTAAACTTTGCACTTTCTTCATTTTTATCTAAATTTTAATCTATTCATTTTATTTGATCAACCATCTGCTTGTCATATTCTCAAACTCACTCTACAATGTTTCAGTCATCCTCTCTCTCTCACTTGATGCCtcctaaatcctaattactatcttaaaaaaatttctttttaatttaaatttccatatttttaaccttcaaaaaatttgatttttcttatACATGTAATATAATCTCATATTAAATTGAAGGTTTGTTTAGATCTTAAATATTAGTATAAAAaaccattaattttaattataaagaaaaaatattttatttttagtctacttatcttctcttcttgttttcttctCATTGCACATATTTTGTTATTTCACTTttataataaattgtttttttcaatttgaattgatttattttactttttatttgattagtatgaataattttaaataataatgataTGATTTTACGGCGccttttatattattatgtattCATCTCCATTCTAAacttaaaatgaataaaagatgAATAGCATAAAGAATTGAAAAAAACACTTGAAATGAATAAAAGATGAATaggcactactagaaatactggaatttcctgcggatttacctgcggatttaagcTAACTTTCCGCAGGAAACACtttacctgcagattttcctgcggtttagtgtccccagctaaaaccttcgtgggtaatattttcggcaggaagttccgcaggtaattccgcagctaaatccgcaggaaaatcccgcaggtaaatccgcaggaaaattatttaaaaaattaaaaaaaaaaatttataccgTCTCATCTCTAGATATGTATTGCTTCTACTAAATATATACAGTCACCAAAGTTATGCAACAATGGTTTTCTCCTAAAGACAAATCTACCATGGAACCATCCTTATGACTATCTTAAAGACAAATCACCTAACCCACAACAGCTTTTTCAATTCTAACAATTAAATATTAACCTAACTTTCTGTCACTGATTACTAACATTTTTTGAACCTGCTGTTATAAACTCCCTGCAGCAttcaaacacaattcaaaccaattcttttcagaattgagacaaaaaaaaaaggagacaATGTTGCACCATATAAAAAAATCAGGAAGAAACAGGAGGTATGGCTAGTTCAAAATAGCAAACAGAACCTATGGCCTCATCCAACTATGTTCACATTAAAGCATACCTATTATTACGGTTAGTGCGAGAGATGCGATCCCAATTCAAATTAGATGCACCCCAGTTCAGCGCTAATACAAGCGAGTTTCAGACATTTAAATCCATTCCAATTCAGTACCTTTGCTCCGCTTGAAGAGATTGCAGTTAGACGCGCTTCCCGATCGACTAATTTTCCATCAGATCCAGCAGTTTGATAAGAGGCTTGGGTGCAGCCAAACTGTCAGCGTTGTATCAATCTCAAACTGCTCCTAGATCAGTCGGCTTTGTCAAAACAGCCCCTGCACAAGAAAGGGTGTATCAGTTCAGAAGTTTAGCCTCATAACAGCCCCAGTTCAAACCATTCCCCAACTACATAACAGACTTTCCTAACTAACATTCAGTTCATAACTAACTACCAAAAGAGAAAGGTAACTAACCTCAAACCTCCACCCTTCAACTTCATAACAAACTCTCTTTGCACtcacttataactaacatttCCTAACTTCCAGCAACATGTAACAAACAGTGGTTACATGTTACTAAAAGATATGAGAAATGAACTCGGAGCCAAAGGCCACCTCGAACCCTCTAAGAATAGTCTTAACTCCACATCTAACTAAACCCAAATCTAATAAGCATATAATGCAGAAAATTAGAAAATTCCAACTAACTGAACCATACACTTTGTCAAAATCCACCTTAAGAATGAGACAAGCTCTCTTAGTTCTCTTGGCCATGTCGACCACCTCAGTGACACCCATCACTCCCTCAACCAGCAACCTTCCCATAAGAAAAGCTGGTTGATTTAGGGATATAAACTTATCCATCACTGTCTAATGACCAACATTGTATCTATATTTTTATAACCTAAGTATAACACAATCATCAATAAGCttagaaatttaaaatttgaaagaaTCTAGCATCAATTAATTACATAAAAGTGAATATATTTAAATATCTAAATGAGTCAAAGTGAAACAATGGCAATGtctttaaaacaaaatataacaagTGTATAGACACATATGAGAACTATACCTTTGAATTCCTCCGAAGCTAATATCATTAACATTTGGTGCTTGACATTTTCATTTATGAATGAAGCACTCTTGATTGACATTGTGTCCAGTACCTTTGAATTCCTCAAAATATATTCAGCAAATTGAAGACCACATTCTGTGTATGTAAATTGTTTAATCAAACATGTTCTAAGCTGTGTTGAAAGACATCCCGGAGTAGATGTTTGTTCCCTCCAATTATACACAATTTCGTCTCCATTCCCATTGTCCTGTGATTCACATActttttataagataaaatagataaacaaaaaatgaagtaaaaacaaaaagagattgGTAGACAGTACAAAACCTCGATAATGGTAAGATTTCGAAGGTTGGGAAAATAATCCAGCCTTTCTAGCAACCACACCCACTCCTCCTTAAGATCTCTATGCTTAAGGATTACCTCCATGTATATTACATTGTAAAGAATAGGATAGCTGCAGTAATGTGAGTCCTGTTGTGATTCACCAAAGTTAGATATCAACCTTAATTTCTTTTATCatagaaaaacataataaatgaAGAAATCTAGGAAGCATCGACACTGACACCGCAACATAAACTTAATAGCGTAATCTCAAGTGTCAGTAAAGATGTCCGTGCTAAGTAGAAAGAAATAATCTCTAATGAAACCAACAATGTTCTTACTAGTTCTCCACTCAGAACCTGGCCGTTTGGCCAATGAATCAAATTCCTAGTGTCAGGATTAAGTATATTGAGCCGTTAACATCAACTAAATCAAATTCCTCTCTCACCGCTAACTTCGCCACAAAAGCTGAAACAAGAGAaacaatatttcaattttcaacaaataaaaaaaaataatccaaGAAATGAAAATGTTGAGAGCGGGAGAAGAAGACTGACGAATTCGGTTGGGACATTTCATCGAACACCTTGCGAGCGAGGAcaaattctgcatttttcttCCAAAAGCTAAACTAAACATTCAGATTTAAAACATAATCAATAGAAAAACTTGCAACTATTCTCAATTTCAAAACATCATGTATCAGTATATTTCAACTACAACCAACTCCATTCAACAGAAATAACTGAATCAAGTGAATAAATGCATTCAATTCAATACATCAAAAAATGAGAACTATAAACAAGTGCGATTATTTGAAAATGCAAGTTGCAAGACGGTAATAACGACAACATCATAACCAATTTACAAGCTGCAATTTGAACATAAATCATCAACAACACAACATCATAACATAAGAAAATCAAAACTGAAGCAAAAAGAAGAGAGAATCTGGTTGAGACATTTCATCGAACACCTTGTGAATCAAACTCAAACTGTAGCAGAACCCTTAATTGAGTCGAAACAGTAAAAATGCAAAAATTTCAAAAGGCAACCAATTTTGAACATAATACGTAAATCAAATTCTAAACTGTAACAAAACTCGATTTGAAATCGAAACAAACCTGTAGCGAAAACTTGGCTCGAATGCAAAATCTGAACCGTGAAAAAGCTCTGCTCGAATCCAAACTCTGCACTGCGTCGAAACCTCCAAACTCGAACCAAAACAAAATTGAGTAGCAACTCCGATTCTGAACAGAAAAACTTCGCGAACACCAAACATAACTGTGAAGAGTTTGAGCGTATTGTTGTTATCACGTGTGAGGAAGATGAGAGGAAAAAAAAGCTTTTAGTAAATAAGCGCTCCGTTGGAGCTTTTGGAAAAAGCGCTTTTGTTTGTTTCTCTTCAACTGTTGCTGACTTTCCTTTCtttccttaattttattttattttttgttttaattttaatttaaattaagagactacattttaaaaatattgtcTTAGTGGTAGAATTTTTGTTTCAATACAGGTAGATTATGGGTTTGATTccactatttaatttttaacatattttatttttcaatttatttatagttttttttattattatttttcaaatttgtttaattttcaaccgattttatttttctattttttatagttatttttaattttatgtttcaaaattTTTTATAACACAAAATGTATACTTGATAAATgagattaaatttaaattttagaaataattttaagaaaatagttaattttgcagcaaaatccgcaggaaaatttcctgcggattttgtatAATAGTTTGGTTTTTATAAAATAGAAATCCGcagcaaaattcgcaggaaactttcctgccgATTTACCTGCCGATTTTGCATTAAAGTTTCGTTTTCTAATTGAATTATATGAAccgcagaaaaatccgcaggtattcctgcggaattttctgccaaTTCTAGATCCACAGaaaaatttagtttatttaagaaagtcccaggaaattccgcaggtaaacctGCAGAAtattttccgcaggaaattccgcaggtaatacgtgtatttctagtagtgaggataaagaatggaagaaaaaaaaacttgagTACTTTGACAAAATTTctatgatattttttttaaaaaggataGATTGTATAATATGATATGGAAAAATAATTATAAGAatgatgaagaaaaaaataaaagttgatCATGATATTTATTCTATGAATTTGGAATTTGTTTCTTTGTAGATGGCTTTTAATTTTtttgcaaaatattaaaaaaagaaatttataaaaatgttaaagatgagaagaaaaaataaacataaaaataaaatgaaggaaaaagagACAAAAGTGAAAGTGAATGAATGTGAAatttaaaatatagaaaaattagTGATGAGAGGAAAATgaacattttaaattttaaattttataaaaaaaaaactgatgTGAGGTGGACATTAGAGAGGGCtccaattttttattatttgtttttagtagtaattttttttcaatcaaaGGAGTTATTAGTAACTTTGTACTAATAGTAACTTagtataattttggatatttatattaataaatagatAGTGGATCTACATGAAATTTCAATAGTTGTATATAAAAAACTATTATGTCGTTTTAACTTTAAACTGCATATTTAtgtaaataaaagttaaaaaaacataataatcaTTTCAATTAAAATCTAGATTTGAGGGTTGTCTAATATCCACCCTTATTTAAGTATTTCACAATTCACACATTTGAAACacatttgaaaatttaaaatatgtttgGTGATAATTTCAGAAATTACCCAAAATCATATTGACGTGCATTATTATTTTGAGATCCATCttttattgttaaaaata includes these proteins:
- the LOC131625436 gene encoding putative FBD-associated F-box protein At5g56440, translated to MEVILKHRDLKEEWVWLLERLDYFPNLRNLTIIEDNGNGDEIVYNWREQTSTPGCLSTQLRTCLIKQFTYTECGLQFAEYILRNSKVLDTMSIKSASFINENVKHQMLMILASEEFKGAVLTKPTDLGAV